One region of Gottschalkia purinilytica genomic DNA includes:
- a CDS encoding CheB methylesterase domain-containing protein produces the protein MINKIKSVDGEIKANKDNLVAIGTSTGGPKALQSIIPLIKKDINCSIVIVQHMPKGFTKSLSERLNTISNITVKEAEHGEIVKKGYCYIAPGDYHMSIIEKNKNIYINLSKEKPVSGHRPSVDVMMQSVAKLKDINKIGVILTGMGSDGAKGMKEIFESGGYTIAQNEETCVVYGMPKSAINIEVIKKILPLDQIASEIMNILGG, from the coding sequence ATGATTAATAAGATTAAATCAGTAGATGGAGAGATAAAGGCTAATAAAGATAACTTAGTAGCTATAGGTACTTCTACTGGTGGGCCAAAGGCATTACAGTCTATTATTCCTTTAATAAAAAAAGATATTAACTGTAGCATAGTTATAGTTCAACATATGCCAAAAGGATTCACAAAATCTTTGTCAGAAAGGTTAAATACAATTTCTAATATTACAGTAAAAGAGGCTGAACATGGAGAAATAGTGAAAAAAGGGTATTGCTATATAGCTCCTGGGGACTATCACATGAGTATAATAGAAAAAAATAAAAATATTTATATAAATCTAAGTAAAGAAAAGCCTGTATCAGGACATAGACCATCAGTTGATGTTATGATGCAATCCGTAGCTAAATTAAAAGATATAAACAAAATAGGAGTTATTTTAACTGGAATGGGTTCAGATGGAGCTAAAGGAATGAAAGAAATATTTGAAAGTGGAGGATATACTATAGCCCAAAATGAAGAGACTTGTGTTGTTTACGGAATGCCTAAATCTGCAATAAACATTGAAGTCATAAAGAAAATACTTCCATTAGATCAGATAGCTAGCGAAATAATGAATATACTGGGAGGATGA
- the flhA gene encoding flagellar biosynthesis protein FlhA, which yields MKFGDISIAIAVIGIIVMIIIPIPLGALDIFLSLNIALGLLILLISMYTKDALQFSIFPSLLLLTTLFRLALNISTTRYILKDGNAGSVIETFGNFVIQGNIFVGLVIFLIIVIINFIVITKGSERVAEVAARFTLDAMPGKQMAIDADLNSGLITEQEAKIRRKEIQQQADFYGAMDGASKFVKGDAIAGIIITIINLTAGIGIGVIGRGLTVGEAVSSYALLTVGDGLVSQIPALLISTATGLVVTRAASEANLGQDLLGQLFGNNPKLMFIIGGVLIFLGWLTPLPSIPYTILALIFLITGFIMSSTIKKTEEEEQEIAEVSEVEEIRKPENVMNLLKVEELELEFGYGIIPLADANQGGDLLDRIVMIRRQLAIELGMVVPMVRLRDNIQLNPNEYVIKIKGVEVSKGELLFDHFLAMNPGTAQTDLEGIDTFEPAFGLPAKWIPEQDREKAEILGYTVVDPPSIIATHLTEVIKSNASSLLGRQDVKSLIDNVKEEHPALVDELVPKQLSIGEIQKVLSNLLKEQISIRDMVSILETLADNVQVTRDTDMLTEYVRQKLSRYITKKYADNNYLKVITLDSELEQLIMNSVNQTETGSYLSIEPNKAQDILHSTLKNVERLTSVGLQPIVLTAPVLRIYFKRLTEQAIKDLIVLSYNEIESSIEVQSIGMVAL from the coding sequence ATGAAATTTGGAGATATTAGTATTGCAATTGCTGTTATTGGCATAATAGTAATGATAATAATACCTATACCTTTAGGTGCATTAGATATATTTTTAAGTCTTAATATAGCCCTTGGTTTATTAATATTACTTATATCAATGTATACTAAAGATGCACTCCAATTTTCAATATTTCCATCGTTATTGTTGCTTACAACCTTATTTAGGTTAGCCCTTAACATATCTACTACTAGATACATATTAAAAGATGGTAATGCTGGAAGTGTTATTGAAACATTTGGAAACTTTGTTATACAGGGTAATATATTCGTAGGATTAGTAATCTTTTTAATTATAGTTATTATTAACTTTATAGTAATTACAAAAGGTTCAGAAAGGGTTGCAGAAGTAGCTGCTAGATTTACACTTGATGCTATGCCAGGTAAGCAAATGGCTATAGATGCTGATCTCAATTCAGGCTTAATAACAGAACAAGAAGCAAAAATAAGAAGAAAAGAAATTCAACAACAAGCAGATTTTTATGGAGCTATGGATGGAGCAAGTAAGTTCGTAAAAGGAGATGCTATAGCAGGGATTATAATTACAATTATAAACCTTACAGCTGGTATAGGTATAGGGGTTATAGGAAGAGGTCTTACAGTGGGAGAAGCAGTATCAAGTTATGCTTTATTAACTGTAGGTGATGGACTAGTTAGCCAGATACCTGCATTATTAATTTCTACTGCTACAGGTCTTGTAGTAACAAGAGCTGCTTCAGAAGCAAATTTAGGACAAGACTTATTAGGACAGTTATTTGGGAATAATCCTAAATTAATGTTCATTATAGGGGGAGTTTTAATATTCTTAGGATGGTTAACTCCACTACCATCAATACCTTATACAATACTTGCATTAATATTCTTGATAACAGGATTTATAATGAGTTCAACTATTAAGAAAACTGAAGAAGAAGAACAAGAAATAGCTGAGGTTTCAGAAGTAGAAGAAATCAGAAAACCAGAAAACGTTATGAATCTATTAAAGGTAGAAGAATTAGAGTTAGAATTTGGATATGGAATAATTCCTCTTGCCGATGCTAATCAAGGGGGAGACTTATTAGATAGAATAGTTATGATTAGAAGACAATTGGCAATAGAACTAGGTATGGTAGTTCCAATGGTAAGACTTAGAGACAACATACAACTAAATCCAAATGAATATGTGATAAAAATAAAGGGTGTTGAGGTATCAAAAGGAGAACTTCTTTTTGATCACTTTTTAGCAATGAATCCAGGGACTGCACAAACAGATTTAGAAGGTATTGATACTTTTGAACCTGCATTTGGACTTCCTGCAAAGTGGATACCTGAGCAAGACAGAGAAAAAGCTGAAATATTGGGATATACTGTTGTAGATCCACCTTCTATAATAGCTACACATTTGACAGAAGTTATAAAAAGTAATGCAAGTAGTTTACTAGGTAGACAAGATGTTAAGAGCTTAATTGATAATGTAAAAGAAGAACATCCAGCACTTGTAGATGAATTAGTTCCTAAACAACTTTCAATTGGAGAAATTCAAAAAGTGTTATCTAATCTATTAAAAGAACAGATTTCTATAAGGGACATGGTTTCTATATTAGAAACATTAGCTGATAATGTTCAAGTTACTAGAGATACTGATATGCTTACTGAATATGTAAGACAAAAATTATCAAGATATATAACTAAAAAATATGCAGATAACAACTACTTAAAAGTAATAACTTTAGATAGTGAGTTAGAACAATTAATAATGAACTCTGTAAATCAAACTGAAACAGGATCTTATTTATCTATAGAACCAAATAAAGCACAAGATATACTACATAGTACGTTAAAAAATGTTGAAAGACTTACATCTGTAGGATTGCAACCGATAGTTCTTACTGCACCAGTATTAAGAATTTATTTTAAAAGATTAACAGAACAAGCTATAAAGGACTTAATAGTGCTTTCATATAACGAAATAGAATCTAGTATAGAAGTGCAATCAATTGGGATGGTGGCCTTATAA
- the flhF gene encoding flagellar biosynthesis protein FlhF, translating into MKVKKYVGNTTQEVMNKIKTELGSNAVILHTKKIRKPSFFGLFHKDLIEIVAAVDEKNKIKSKVKQNNINNKLNNGIKNNTEQSISEEMKELKSSINYIVEKLKNKDSNNNLEELEEFLKILKDNGVREEIAVEILGEINSRLNLQDKDHKTISEIIKHNIKSYLGEPSPIKFDGEKKVIFFIGPTGVGKTTTLAKIAANFTLNEGCEVGFITADTYRIGAVDQLKIYAEILEIPVNTIYEIKGIYEALSNLRDKDIILIDTAGRSHKNKEQMAELKDLINTVKNKEVYLILNLGTDISTITSILKQYEFIQDYKIIFTKVDECENVGNILNTKYYSNKQLSYITTGQNVPDDIEVVDIEKITKLLVGEIKYES; encoded by the coding sequence ATGAAAGTAAAGAAATATGTTGGGAATACTACGCAAGAAGTTATGAATAAAATAAAAACAGAGCTTGGATCTAATGCTGTAATATTACATACAAAAAAGATTAGGAAACCAAGCTTCTTTGGGCTCTTCCATAAAGATTTAATAGAAATAGTGGCAGCTGTAGATGAAAAAAATAAAATAAAAAGTAAGGTAAAACAAAATAACATAAACAACAAATTAAATAATGGTATTAAGAATAATACTGAACAAAGTATCTCGGAAGAAATGAAAGAGCTTAAAAGTTCAATTAACTATATAGTTGAAAAGTTAAAGAATAAAGATTCAAATAATAACCTTGAAGAATTAGAGGAATTTTTAAAAATATTAAAAGATAATGGGGTAAGAGAAGAAATAGCTGTTGAGATTTTAGGAGAAATAAATAGTAGGTTAAATTTACAAGATAAGGATCACAAAACTATAAGTGAGATTATAAAGCATAATATAAAATCTTATCTAGGAGAACCATCTCCGATAAAATTTGATGGGGAGAAGAAAGTCATATTTTTTATTGGACCTACTGGAGTTGGCAAAACAACTACATTAGCTAAAATAGCAGCTAATTTTACATTAAATGAAGGTTGTGAAGTAGGTTTTATAACTGCAGATACATATAGAATAGGTGCTGTAGATCAGCTAAAAATTTATGCTGAAATTTTAGAAATACCTGTAAATACCATATATGAAATAAAAGGAATTTATGAAGCTTTATCGAATTTAAGAGATAAAGATATTATTTTGATAGACACTGCAGGAAGAAGTCATAAAAACAAGGAACAAATGGCAGAATTAAAAGATTTAATAAATACTGTAAAAAATAAAGAAGTTTATTTAATACTGAACTTAGGAACGGATATTAGTACTATTACTTCTATATTAAAGCAATATGAATTTATTCAAGACTATAAAATTATATTTACTAAAGTAGATGAGTGTGAAAATGTAGGAAATATATTAAATACTAAATACTATTCTAATAAACAATTATCTTACATAACAACTGGACAGAATGTTCCAGATGACATTGAAGTTGTTGATATAGAAAAAATAACAAAACTATTAGTTGGAGAAATAAAGTATGAATCATGA
- a CDS encoding chemotaxis protein CheD, with translation MKVIKVGMADYKTTKSPGILVTLGLGSCVGIALYDRNTKIAGLAHIMLPSSLEIKNNSNKAKFADTAINELIKEMISLGATKRNIVAKLAGGSQMFSFSSKNDILRIGERNVQASKNGILEHKIPIISEDTGGNFGRTIELNSQDGSLLIKTIGHGIKTI, from the coding sequence ATGAAAGTGATAAAAGTAGGAATGGCAGATTATAAAACCACAAAATCACCAGGTATATTGGTAACATTGGGATTAGGGTCATGTGTTGGAATAGCTTTGTATGATAGAAACACCAAGATAGCAGGGCTAGCTCATATCATGTTACCATCTAGTTTAGAAATAAAAAATAATTCAAATAAGGCAAAGTTTGCAGATACTGCAATAAATGAACTGATCAAAGAAATGATATCACTTGGAGCAACAAAAAGAAATATTGTAGCTAAATTAGCAGGCGGATCTCAGATGTTTTCTTTTTCTTCAAAAAACGACATTTTGAGAATCGGGGAAAGAAACGTACAAGCTTCTAAAAATGGTATTTTAGAACATAAGATACCTATTATTAGTGAAGACACCGGAGGAAACTTTGGAAGAACTATAGAATTAAATTCTCAAGATGGTAGTCTACTTATAAAAACTATAGGGCATGGGATTAAAACAATATAA
- a CDS encoding chemotaxis protein CheC, whose protein sequence is MLIDTLNNVLLDVLKELGNIGSGNAATALATIINRKIDMDVPQVKILEFKEVSNILGDSEKPVVGIYFGMEGDIEGNMMFILDLQSAKNLVNMLYGSSNDDRDLNDMDISALSEVGNIISSSYINSLSALTGLTLKITIPSVCIDMAGAILSVPAVQFGQMGDHVIFIETQFEEDNNKITGDLFLIPEISSFDKLLKSLGVVQ, encoded by the coding sequence TTGTTAATAGATACGTTGAATAATGTATTATTAGATGTTTTAAAGGAATTAGGTAATATAGGTTCGGGCAATGCTGCAACTGCTCTTGCTACAATAATTAATCGTAAGATAGATATGGATGTACCTCAAGTTAAGATACTAGAGTTTAAAGAGGTATCCAACATATTAGGTGATAGTGAAAAACCTGTAGTTGGAATATACTTTGGTATGGAAGGTGACATAGAAGGTAATATGATGTTTATTCTTGATTTACAATCAGCAAAAAATCTTGTAAATATGTTATATGGAAGTTCAAACGACGACAGAGATTTGAATGATATGGACATATCTGCTTTATCTGAAGTAGGGAATATCATTTCTAGCTCTTATATAAATTCTTTGAGTGCTTTAACAGGGCTTACTCTTAAAATTACTATACCTTCTGTATGTATTGATATGGCAGGAGCTATATTAAGTGTTCCAGCTGTTCAATTTGGACAGATGGGAGATCATGTAATATTTATAGAGACTCAATTTGAAGAAGATAATAATAAAATAACTGGGGATCTATTTTTAATACCTGAAATTTCATCTTTTGATAAATTATTAAAAAGCTTAGGGGTAGTACAATAA
- a CDS encoding MinD/ParA family ATP-binding protein — MNHDQAKNLRELVQHKKNESNEKKCMNPKKIIFTGVSEGVGNTTAIVNISHILSNLGYKVIILDCNSGFITTDTLFKIRPNYDTSLLLTEDYELKDIVTNVNKNIDVIYISKIIRDVERYTNNHNILNSKINELLNYADFILIDIDYSLLNERSYLIDDKSNIVITCNPNNKNLKEAYCAIKYLFSINNYKTLRIMFNRVKDFSILTEIFNRLESATDQFLGKRIEKIGYMSSDLQILNHLKGQNLTTLNDISSKTIEEVRKIVDNIVKL; from the coding sequence ATGAATCATGATCAAGCTAAAAATTTGAGGGAACTAGTACAGCATAAAAAAAATGAGAGTAATGAAAAAAAATGTATGAATCCTAAAAAAATAATATTTACAGGTGTAAGTGAGGGAGTAGGAAATACTACTGCTATAGTTAATATTTCTCATATACTTAGTAACTTAGGGTATAAAGTTATAATATTAGATTGTAATTCAGGATTTATTACTACTGATACACTATTTAAAATAAGGCCTAATTATGATACAAGTTTACTTTTAACAGAAGACTATGAATTAAAAGATATTGTAACTAATGTAAATAAAAATATTGACGTAATTTATATTAGTAAAATTATAAGAGATGTTGAAAGATATACGAATAATCATAATATTTTAAATAGTAAGATAAATGAACTTTTAAATTATGCTGATTTTATTTTAATAGATATAGACTATAGTTTGTTAAATGAGAGAAGTTACTTGATAGATGATAAAAGTAACATAGTCATAACATGTAATCCTAATAATAAGAATTTAAAAGAGGCTTATTGTGCTATAAAGTATTTATTTTCAATTAACAACTATAAGACTTTAAGAATAATGTTTAATAGAGTAAAAGATTTTTCTATATTGACAGAGATATTTAATAGATTAGAATCAGCAACTGATCAATTTTTAGGAAAGCGTATCGAAAAAATTGGATATATGAGTAGTGACTTACAAATATTGAATCATTTAAAAGGCCAAAATTTAACTACATTAAATGATATAAGTTCTAAAACTATAGAAGAAGTAAGAAAAATTGTTGATAATATAGTGAAATTATAA
- a CDS encoding chemotaxis protein CheW translates to MSSLNNENQDLKYVIFKLEEEYYGIDINNVMSIEKAQDFTRVPNSPNYIKGVINLRGEVIPVIDLRNRFRLNEKEIDTNSRIIIVFVSEIQVGLLVDSSSEVMTFTEDEIDSAPSIKENISENFIKSIGKKDNKLIVLLNLENVVGIDVSE, encoded by the coding sequence ATGAGTTCGTTAAATAATGAAAATCAAGATTTAAAATATGTTATTTTTAAATTAGAAGAAGAATATTATGGTATAGATATAAATAATGTAATGTCAATTGAAAAGGCACAGGATTTTACAAGAGTTCCCAACTCTCCTAATTATATAAAAGGGGTTATAAACCTAAGAGGAGAAGTAATTCCAGTTATAGATTTAAGAAATAGATTTAGATTAAATGAAAAAGAAATAGATACTAACTCAAGAATAATAATAGTGTTTGTTAGTGAAATTCAGGTGGGGTTACTAGTGGATAGCTCTTCTGAGGTTATGACTTTTACTGAAGATGAAATAGATAGCGCTCCTAGTATAAAAGAAAATATTTCGGAAAACTTCATAAAATCAATTGGGAAAAAAGATAACAAACTCATTGTACTTTTAAATTTAGAGAATGTAGTTGGGATTGATGTTAGTGAATGA
- a CDS encoding FliA/WhiG family RNA polymerase sigma factor, producing MTTEELWKMYKETNEQKYKQDLIVKYVSLVKIIAGRMYNFYAGNIEYDDLLGFGVFGLIDAIEKFDLTRDLKFETYAQIRIRGAIIDNLRKLDWVPRRIRKKSKEIEKVINILENRLGRSVTNQEIADEMKISLKEIEETLSEISTLNVISLEETLTSKGEASLETGTSDNPEKVYENKEIKKVLSETINLLSEREKLVVSMYYFNELTYKEIGTVLNLSESRISQIHSKAIITIKNSLNKLGIHSY from the coding sequence ATGACTACAGAAGAACTATGGAAAATGTATAAGGAAACTAACGAACAAAAATATAAGCAGGACTTGATTGTTAAATATGTATCTCTAGTGAAAATAATAGCAGGTAGAATGTATAATTTTTATGCAGGTAATATTGAATATGATGATTTATTGGGATTTGGAGTATTTGGACTTATAGACGCCATAGAGAAATTTGACTTAACAAGAGACTTAAAATTTGAAACTTATGCTCAAATAAGGATAAGAGGTGCTATTATTGACAATTTAAGGAAATTGGATTGGGTTCCTAGGCGTATAAGAAAAAAGTCTAAAGAAATTGAGAAAGTCATAAATATATTAGAGAATAGGTTAGGTAGAAGTGTAACAAATCAGGAAATAGCTGATGAAATGAAAATAAGCTTAAAGGAAATAGAAGAAACTCTATCTGAAATATCTACACTTAATGTTATATCTCTAGAAGAAACTTTAACATCTAAAGGTGAAGCAAGTTTAGAGACTGGAACTTCAGATAATCCAGAAAAGGTTTATGAAAATAAAGAGATAAAGAAAGTATTATCTGAGACGATAAACTTATTAAGTGAAAGAGAAAAGCTTGTTGTATCTATGTACTATTTTAATGAATTGACTTATAAAGAAATAGGAACTGTATTAAATCTTTCTGAATCCAGAATATCTCAGATACATAGTAAGGCTATTATAACTATAAAAAATAGCTTAAACAAGCTAGGGATTCATAGTTATTAA
- a CDS encoding chemotaxis protein CheA, with the protein MDMNQYLDIFIEESREHLQYMNEHLLSLEKNPNEKSLLNEIFRVAHTLKGMSGTMGFTRIANLTHEMENLLDALRNDKVAANSHIIDILFRCFDSLDEYLNNIIEMGQEGELDSTGLVGEINSILNGDIDLQQANDKEQDKETLKLDEYTIKAIKSGNENNLNAYQINVKISEECMLKSARAFIVFTTLEESCEILHSNPPAEDIEDEKFDLEFTLVVVSSDDKKEIRDKLLSISEIASVDIEEVEITSQSFDNNEKMKQETASIDVKPTEIIQGSKTATQDKKKNITKSSNKIGKTVRVDIDRLDNLMNLVSELIIIKTRLEDTGNTQKGDMNEAIEYLERITTSLHDAVMKVRMVPIERVFNRFPRMVRDLTKDLGKDIELVMSGEETEVDRTIIDEIGDPLIHLIRNSIDHGIESPEIREQLGKNKTGILDLKAYADGNNVVIELDDDGSGLNLEKIKKKAVERGLISEYELNEMSKEDAIDLLFKPGFSTAETVSDLSGRGVGLDVVKTKIESISGNVEVKTEQGIGTKFIIRLPLTLAIIQALLINIGEEIYAIPLSSISEISSIKNNEIRKIQNQEVVLFRNKTLPIIRLNSVLGIEDSEDDEERTIVIVRKGDKEAGLIIDNLIGQQEIVIKSLGKFLSDIPYLSGATILGNGKISLILDVNSLF; encoded by the coding sequence ATGGATATGAATCAATACTTAGACATATTTATAGAAGAATCAAGAGAACATTTACAATATATGAATGAACACTTGCTTAGCTTAGAAAAAAATCCTAATGAAAAAAGTTTATTAAATGAAATTTTTAGAGTAGCACATACTTTAAAAGGTATGTCAGGAACTATGGGGTTTACAAGAATAGCTAATTTAACGCATGAAATGGAAAATTTATTGGATGCTCTTAGAAATGATAAAGTAGCAGCTAATAGTCATATAATAGACATATTATTTAGATGCTTTGATTCTTTAGATGAATATCTAAACAATATTATAGAAATGGGTCAAGAAGGAGAGCTAGATAGTACAGGACTAGTAGGAGAAATAAACAGTATATTAAATGGAGATATTGACTTACAACAAGCAAATGATAAAGAGCAAGATAAAGAAACACTTAAACTTGATGAATATACCATTAAAGCTATAAAATCTGGAAATGAAAATAATTTAAATGCTTATCAAATAAATGTAAAAATTAGTGAAGAATGTATGCTCAAATCTGCCAGGGCATTTATCGTATTTACTACATTAGAGGAAAGTTGTGAAATCCTCCATTCTAATCCACCTGCTGAAGATATAGAAGATGAAAAGTTCGACTTGGAATTTACATTAGTTGTAGTATCATCTGATGATAAAAAAGAAATAAGAGATAAGCTATTATCAATATCTGAAATAGCAAGTGTAGATATAGAAGAAGTAGAGATTACTTCACAATCATTTGATAATAATGAAAAAATGAAACAAGAAACAGCATCTATCGATGTTAAACCAACTGAGATAATTCAAGGTTCTAAGACTGCTACTCAAGATAAGAAAAAGAATATTACTAAATCTTCTAATAAAATAGGAAAAACAGTTAGGGTAGATATAGATAGGCTTGATAATTTAATGAATCTAGTAAGTGAGCTTATAATCATAAAAACTAGACTAGAAGATACAGGTAATACTCAAAAAGGAGATATGAATGAAGCTATAGAGTATCTTGAAAGAATTACTACAAGTTTGCATGATGCTGTTATGAAAGTAAGAATGGTTCCTATAGAAAGGGTATTTAACAGATTTCCAAGGATGGTTAGAGATTTAACTAAAGATCTTGGAAAAGATATAGAACTTGTAATGTCAGGAGAAGAAACAGAAGTTGATAGAACAATTATAGATGAAATTGGAGATCCTTTGATACATTTAATAAGAAACTCTATAGATCATGGAATAGAAAGTCCCGAAATAAGAGAACAACTAGGAAAAAATAAAACAGGTATATTAGATCTAAAGGCTTATGCAGATGGAAATAACGTTGTTATAGAGTTAGATGATGATGGAAGTGGTTTAAATTTAGAAAAGATAAAGAAAAAGGCAGTTGAAAGAGGATTAATTTCTGAGTATGAGTTAAATGAAATGTCGAAAGAAGATGCAATAGATTTACTGTTTAAACCTGGATTTAGTACAGCTGAAACTGTTTCTGATTTATCCGGCAGAGGCGTGGGACTTGATGTAGTTAAAACAAAGATAGAATCTATTAGTGGGAATGTAGAGGTTAAAACTGAACAAGGTATAGGTACTAAATTTATAATTAGACTTCCTTTAACTTTAGCTATTATCCAAGCCCTATTAATAAATATAGGAGAAGAGATATACGCAATACCTTTGAGTTCTATCAGTGAGATAAGTTCTATTAAAAATAACGAAATAAGAAAAATTCAAAATCAAGAAGTTGTACTATTTAGAAATAAAACTTTACCTATAATAAGGTTAAATAGTGTACTTGGCATAGAAGATAGTGAAGATGATGAAGAAAGAACTATAGTTATAGTTAGAAAAGGAGATAAAGAAGCAGGATTAATAATAGATAATTTAATAGGTCAACAGGAAATAGTTATAAAATCACTTGGCAAGTTTTTATCTGATATTCCTTACTTGTCAGGAGCGACTATACTTGGAAATGGTAAAATATCATTAATATTAGATGTTAACTCTTTATTTTAA
- the flhB gene encoding flagellar biosynthesis protein FlhB, producing the protein MVDVSLDFKINLQLFSEEKTEKATPKRRREAREKGQVLQSREINSAIILIFVFLALKMFGYGILNKTMAFTVNTIKDYASGSGTITMTEVSNIMLKSVVTLFIIVGPIALVALVVGVATSYMQVGFLFTMKSIEFKLSKLNPIEGFKRLFSKRSIVELIKSFIKIFLIGYVIYSYGIKQVVKILNLMDNNVQGITKYLGDTVTNVAFRAGGVLVVLAAFDYLYQWWDYEKNLKMSKQEIKEEFKQTDGNPQIKSKIKEKQRQIAMRRMMQDVPKADVIITNPTHYAVALKYDKDLYDAPYVLAKGQDLVAQKIKDIANDNSIPIVEDKPLARTLHATADIGQVIPEELYQTVAEVLAYVYSLKS; encoded by the coding sequence ATGGTAGATGTGAGCTTGGACTTTAAAATAAATCTTCAGCTATTTTCAGAAGAGAAAACAGAAAAGGCTACTCCAAAAAGAAGAAGAGAAGCAAGAGAAAAAGGACAAGTATTACAAAGTAGAGAAATAAACTCAGCAATAATACTAATATTTGTCTTTTTAGCACTAAAGATGTTTGGATATGGCATACTAAATAAAACTATGGCTTTTACAGTAAATACAATTAAAGACTATGCTTCAGGATCAGGTACTATCACAATGACTGAAGTAAGTAATATAATGCTCAAATCCGTTGTAACACTATTCATTATAGTAGGACCTATAGCTTTAGTTGCACTTGTAGTAGGAGTAGCAACTAGCTATATGCAGGTAGGATTTTTATTTACTATGAAATCAATAGAATTTAAATTAAGTAAACTAAATCCTATAGAAGGATTTAAGAGATTGTTTTCTAAGAGGTCTATCGTAGAATTAATAAAATCTTTTATAAAAATTTTCTTAATAGGATATGTAATATATTCTTATGGTATTAAACAAGTAGTTAAAATTTTAAATTTAATGGATAATAATGTTCAAGGAATTACAAAATATCTTGGGGATACAGTAACTAATGTGGCATTTAGAGCCGGTGGAGTTCTTGTAGTGTTGGCAGCTTTTGATTACCTATATCAATGGTGGGACTATGAAAAAAACCTTAAGATGAGTAAACAAGAAATAAAAGAAGAGTTCAAACAAACAGACGGAAATCCTCAAATTAAATCTAAGATAAAAGAAAAACAAAGACAAATAGCTATGAGAAGAATGATGCAAGATGTCCCTAAAGCAGATGTTATAATCACAAACCCAACTCATTATGCAGTTGCATTAAAATATGATAAAGATCTTTACGATGCTCCATATGTTTTAGCAAAAGGACAGGATCTTGTAGCTCAAAAAATAAAAGATATAGCTAATGATAATTCTATACCTATTGTAGAAGACAAACCTTTAGCCAGAACTTTACATGCAACAGCTGATATAGGACAAGTTATACCAGAAGAGTTATATCAAACAGTTGCTGAAGTATTGGCTTATGTATATAGCTTAAAATCATAA